The following proteins are co-located in the Deltaproteobacteria bacterium genome:
- a CDS encoding DMT family transporter translates to MSSIPPELFALANAFLFALHNVFTKKALPHSNPATGVIFGLLINIVFLWTMALIIVPIAQIALATTWIFMLVGLFQPGLTRLLTYKGINTLGVAITDPIRASTPLFSAILAIIFLGEQVTLPIVVATLMIIAGITLLSWRTGSMKLLGSAMFLWYPIGASALAGASQVVRKFGLASVAHPFLAAAVTATSSLVISLIVMGYVEKTQETWKVNRQCFWWFVAAGITISLGMTCIYYALDLGKVSAVIPVSSTGPLFSLLLTWLFLRDVERVTPRIVISALMIVGGVALISLWK, encoded by the coding sequence ATGAGTTCTATTCCACCGGAGCTGTTCGCCCTGGCGAACGCCTTTCTGTTCGCCTTGCACAATGTCTTTACCAAAAAGGCATTGCCCCATTCCAATCCGGCAACTGGGGTGATCTTCGGATTGCTGATCAATATTGTTTTCCTCTGGACAATGGCGTTGATCATCGTGCCGATCGCACAGATTGCGTTAGCGACGACTTGGATCTTCATGCTTGTTGGATTATTCCAGCCAGGGTTGACCCGTTTACTCACCTATAAGGGCATCAATACGTTGGGCGTGGCGATTACCGACCCGATCCGCGCCAGCACGCCGTTGTTCAGCGCGATTTTGGCGATTATTTTTCTCGGCGAGCAGGTGACGCTGCCGATTGTCGTCGCCACGTTGATGATCATCGCCGGCATTACACTGCTCTCCTGGCGCACTGGCTCGATGAAACTCCTGGGTTCGGCGATGTTTCTCTGGTATCCGATCGGCGCTTCGGCGTTAGCAGGCGCCTCACAGGTGGTGCGCAAATTTGGCTTGGCCTCGGTGGCCCATCCGTTCTTGGCCGCGGCGGTCACCGCGACTTCATCGCTCGTCATCTCGTTGATCGTCATGGGGTACGTCGAGAAAACCCAGGAGACCTGGAAAGTGAACCGGCAATGCTTCTGGTGGTTTGTCGCCGCCGGCATCACGATCAGCCTCGGCATGACCTGCATCTACTATGCGCTCGACCTTGGCAAAGTGTCGGCGGTGATTCCGGTCAGCAGCACCGGGCCGCTATTCTCTTTGCTGCTGACCTGGTTGTTTCTGCGCGACGTCGAGCGGGTCACGCCGCGCATCGTCATCAGCGCATTGATGATCGTCGGCGGCGTGGCGCTGATCAGCCTA
- a CDS encoding FtsX-like permease family protein has translation MIQSVFAALLGCALGAALGVGLQVVVPLAFKDLLPVRLSTAVFSPYVISFGIVMGLTTAVAFALLPLLSLRKISPALALRAAVENHRSLRDPIVWLICAVIISLIFAFAYLTTHRWLHALWFTAGVLASFAVLTALAWGLARVLRKIVPRTWPFAWRQGLANLHRPNNQTVAVMLAIGLGTFLLATLYNARAMLLHQVEERGVKGDANLVLFDVQSDQRKELAALFQSFGIPRFEAVPIVTTRLTAIKGRSVEEIRADKMQVIPAWVMRREYRSTYRDRLWESEKLISGKWHGQATIEQQPIPVSIEKGIAETLKVGLGDTLQFDLQGVPLDTQIASVREVDWQRIQPNFFVVFPAGVLEQAPQFHAMVTRANSKELSAKIQRAVVERFPNVSVIDLTLVLDTLESILGRVTSAIRFVALFTVMTGIAVLTSAILSRRSQRLRESILLKTLGAPRRQIATVIVAEYLCLSLIACFAGALLATLATWGLSYFFFGTVSVVAALPMAAITASATAITVALGVFGCWGIFQRPALEALRAES, from the coding sequence TTGATTCAGAGCGTGTTCGCCGCGCTGCTCGGCTGCGCCCTCGGCGCAGCCCTCGGCGTCGGGCTGCAAGTCGTCGTTCCGCTGGCGTTTAAAGACCTCTTGCCGGTGCGCCTGTCGACGGCAGTCTTCAGTCCCTATGTTATCAGTTTCGGCATCGTCATGGGCCTGACCACCGCCGTCGCCTTCGCGCTCTTGCCGCTTTTGAGCCTACGAAAAATATCGCCGGCCCTGGCGCTGCGCGCCGCGGTGGAAAACCACCGCAGTCTGCGCGACCCAATAGTGTGGCTTATTTGCGCCGTGATCATATCGCTGATCTTCGCGTTCGCCTATTTAACCACTCACCGCTGGCTCCACGCGCTGTGGTTCACCGCCGGGGTGCTCGCTTCCTTCGCGGTTCTGACTGCGCTCGCCTGGGGGCTGGCTCGGGTGCTGCGCAAAATCGTGCCGCGCACCTGGCCGTTTGCTTGGCGCCAGGGCCTCGCCAACCTGCACCGGCCGAACAATCAAACCGTCGCCGTCATGCTCGCCATCGGCCTGGGAACATTTTTGTTGGCGACGCTCTACAACGCGCGCGCCATGCTGCTCCATCAGGTGGAAGAACGGGGCGTCAAAGGCGACGCCAATCTCGTGCTGTTCGACGTGCAGAGCGATCAACGCAAGGAGCTTGCCGCGTTATTCCAATCCTTCGGGATTCCCCGTTTTGAAGCGGTACCGATTGTGACCACACGCTTGACGGCCATCAAGGGGCGGAGCGTCGAAGAGATCCGCGCCGACAAGATGCAAGTAATTCCGGCCTGGGTCATGCGCCGCGAATACCGCTCGACCTACCGCGACCGGCTTTGGGAGAGCGAAAAACTTATTTCAGGTAAATGGCATGGGCAGGCCACGATCGAACAGCAGCCGATTCCCGTTTCCATCGAAAAAGGTATCGCCGAGACGTTAAAAGTCGGCTTGGGAGATACTCTGCAATTCGACCTTCAAGGCGTGCCGCTCGACACCCAAATCGCGAGCGTTCGCGAAGTCGATTGGCAGCGCATTCAACCCAATTTCTTCGTCGTCTTCCCCGCCGGCGTGCTCGAACAAGCGCCGCAGTTTCACGCCATGGTCACGCGCGCCAACAGCAAAGAACTCTCGGCGAAAATTCAACGCGCCGTAGTCGAGCGCTTTCCCAACGTCTCGGTGATCGATCTGACTTTGGTCTTGGACACACTGGAGTCGATCTTGGGCCGCGTTACAAGCGCGATCCGCTTTGTCGCCCTGTTCACGGTCATGACGGGCATCGCGGTCCTCACCAGCGCCATTTTGAGCCGCCGCTCGCAGCGGCTGCGCGAGAGCATTCTGCTCAAGACCCTGGGCGCGCCGCGCCGCCAAATCGCCACCGTCATCGTCGCCGAGTACCTGTGCCTGAGTTTGATCGCCTGTTTCGCCGGCGCGCTCTTGGCAACGCTAGCAACCTGGGGGCTGAGCTATTTTTTCTTCGGCACCGTGTCCGTCGTCGCGGCGCTTCCGATGGCGGCCATAACGGCCAGCGCCACGGCGATCACCGTTGCCTTGGGCGTGTTCGGCTGCTGGGGGATTTTCCAACGGCCGGCGCTGGAGGCATTGCGGGCAGAGAGCTAG
- a CDS encoding LLM class flavin-dependent oxidoreductase produces the protein MRFYINILTTYFPDIDPPYDVYYQQILEQIELAEELGWECFMFNEHHFLGYGGLVANPAVLLSTAAARTKKIRLGPCIAILPLRHPLHTAEDYAMVDAISGGRLEFGIGSGNTEMDYRVFGVTRENDRELAAEALEVILKVWGSEKASHKGKFWQFEELTLYPRPVQQPHPPIWVAGTSMAGLGWAGRQGYNIMTVGHPHPPEKVGPGVDAWKAGLKEAGLNVSARHCQFHVRTHVNESAAHGKEIGMAAVTRYDEISRIGRRSLTAPPAQYDWDMMLATGRNNYGNPDQVIQGIHNAAKHYYFDTLTVTFNYGGIPHEEIKKSMRLFAKEVMPAWR, from the coding sequence GTGCGCTTCTACATAAATATCTTAACGACCTACTTCCCTGACATCGATCCACCCTACGATGTCTACTATCAACAAATTCTTGAGCAGATCGAGCTGGCCGAAGAATTGGGCTGGGAATGCTTCATGTTCAACGAACATCACTTCCTCGGCTATGGGGGTTTGGTGGCAAATCCCGCGGTGCTTCTTTCGACAGCGGCGGCGCGGACGAAAAAGATTCGCTTGGGACCGTGCATCGCGATCTTGCCGCTGCGCCATCCGCTGCACACGGCGGAAGACTATGCCATGGTCGATGCGATCTCGGGTGGCCGGCTTGAGTTTGGCATCGGCTCGGGCAACACCGAGATGGATTATCGTGTCTTTGGTGTGACGCGCGAGAATGACCGTGAGTTAGCTGCGGAAGCGCTCGAAGTGATTCTCAAAGTCTGGGGCAGTGAGAAGGCGAGCCACAAAGGAAAATTTTGGCAGTTCGAAGAGCTGACGTTGTATCCCCGGCCCGTGCAACAACCCCATCCGCCCATCTGGGTCGCCGGCACTTCGATGGCGGGTTTGGGTTGGGCTGGGCGGCAGGGCTACAACATTATGACGGTTGGCCATCCCCACCCGCCTGAGAAAGTGGGGCCCGGCGTCGACGCGTGGAAAGCCGGACTGAAGGAGGCAGGGTTAAACGTCAGCGCGCGCCACTGTCAATTTCACGTGCGCACCCATGTGAACGAAAGCGCCGCGCACGGCAAAGAAATCGGCATGGCAGCGGTGACGCGCTACGATGAGATATCGCGTATCGGCCGTCGCTCCCTGACGGCGCCGCCGGCGCAGTACGACTGGGACATGATGCTCGCCACCGGCCGTAATAATTACGGCAATCCGGATCAGGTGATCCAAGGCATTCACAACGCCGCCAAGCATTACTACTTCGACACGTTAACTGTTACCTTCAACTATGGCGGTATCCCGCATGAAGAAATCAAGAAGTCGATGCGGCTGTTTGCCAAAGAAGTGATGCCGGCGTGGCGCTGA
- a CDS encoding LLM class F420-dependent oxidoreductase, protein MQFGLHLPASSATVKADELVRFAQQAEALGFYCLTVADHVIVPTNISVPYPYTVDGKYPGTGYHLETLMTMGFLAGATQKIRFITSVMILPYRSPIVTAKMLASLDVLSNGRVIVGAGVGWMKEEFENLQAPEYSERGKVTDEYIRAFRELWSAERPTFKGKFVNFSNLIFLPKPVQKPGIPIWIGGHSKAALKRAGRLGDGWHPIGGVPTIPLEPEDVKKDWQVMAEAAHQAGRDPKTLRVALKGSLFDKELKIADRRRRFMGSADDIAGDIVAYRDAGVDTMIFDVRQPDSKATLERMEWMAKDVLTKVK, encoded by the coding sequence ATGCAATTTGGACTTCATCTTCCGGCGTCGAGCGCCACGGTCAAGGCCGACGAGCTAGTGCGCTTTGCACAGCAAGCCGAAGCTTTGGGTTTCTATTGTTTGACGGTCGCCGATCATGTGATCGTGCCGACCAACATTTCTGTGCCCTATCCCTACACTGTCGACGGCAAGTATCCCGGCACGGGCTACCACCTTGAGACCCTGATGACGATGGGCTTTCTCGCCGGCGCGACGCAGAAAATTCGCTTCATCACCAGCGTCATGATCTTGCCGTATCGTAGCCCGATCGTCACCGCGAAGATGCTCGCCAGCCTCGATGTGCTTTCTAATGGGCGCGTCATCGTCGGCGCCGGCGTCGGCTGGATGAAGGAAGAATTCGAAAACTTGCAAGCGCCCGAGTACAGCGAGCGCGGCAAAGTGACGGACGAGTACATTCGAGCCTTTCGCGAATTGTGGAGTGCTGAGCGGCCGACATTTAAAGGTAAGTTCGTTAATTTCTCGAATCTGATTTTTCTCCCTAAGCCGGTGCAGAAGCCAGGGATTCCGATCTGGATTGGCGGCCATAGCAAGGCGGCGTTGAAACGCGCGGGAAGACTTGGCGACGGCTGGCATCCGATCGGCGGCGTGCCGACGATTCCGCTTGAACCGGAAGATGTCAAAAAGGACTGGCAGGTGATGGCCGAAGCCGCGCACCAGGCCGGTCGCGATCCGAAGACGCTTCGCGTCGCCCTCAAAGGTTCGTTGTTCGACAAGGAATTGAAAATTGCCGACCGACGCCGCCGCTTCATGGGCAGCGCCGACGACATTGCCGGCGACATCGTCGCCTATCGTGACGCCGGCGTCGACACGATGATCTTCGACGTGCGCCAACCCGATTCCAAAGCTACGTTGGAGCGCATGGAGTGGATGGCGAAAGACGTGTTGACGAAAGTTAAATAG
- a CDS encoding cupin domain-containing protein has protein sequence MQAAKKLAPTEKPKSQKFSLRTPYMKQGRITQLVAETENMWIHTKINYEGGENEIHSHLDEDHSFIVLEGQMSVFDENGNEMKLEKYQGVMIPKGAYYRYHNTGKENLVVIRVGAGIKGQPQGGVEMRIRPDGKPLLADSAENKTVPPIEDNRFFADSAG, from the coding sequence ATGCAAGCAGCCAAAAAACTCGCGCCGACGGAAAAACCGAAGTCGCAAAAGTTCTCGCTGAGAACGCCTTATATGAAACAGGGCCGCATCACTCAGCTTGTCGCCGAGACTGAGAATATGTGGATTCACACCAAGATTAATTATGAAGGCGGTGAAAACGAGATCCACAGCCACCTTGACGAAGATCATTCCTTCATCGTTCTCGAAGGCCAGATGAGCGTCTTCGATGAAAACGGCAACGAGATGAAGCTGGAGAAATATCAGGGCGTGATGATTCCCAAAGGCGCTTATTATCGCTATCACAACACCGGCAAGGAAAACCTCGTCGTGATCCGGGTTGGCGCTGGCATCAAAGGCCAACCGCAGGGCGGCGTCGAAATGCGTATCCGCCCGGATGGCAAGCCGTTATTGGCGGACTCGGCGGAAAACAAGACCGTGCCGCCGATCGAAGATAACCGTTTCTTCGCGGACTCGGCTGGATAG
- a CDS encoding amidohydrolase, whose product MTTPAAVKRTAEQVLGNDKIVSSDSHIMEPEDLWTKNLTPSLRAKYPKFPPRNAVGEKPGGYDPKARLDEMAVDGVSAEVLYATFGLRLFCLEDAELQEACFQIANDWMMDYCKGAPGRLFGIPNISMYNIPNAIKELERCKKNGMIGCMIWQVPPENLPFTSDYYNPFWEAASELDMPVNVHILTGFNYSRFDRHGLDTYRMTVNQKLTDAANTLFDFVFGGPLAKFPKLKIVYVENEVAWIPFHAHEWDKYYVRHSHKAPLPYMKKLPSEYIKDQVYATFFSDPAGGRMMDWFGEDNFMWSSDYPHAASTWPHSRQVIADELGHLPKPIIDKVVRQNVLDLYHLKVDGVNA is encoded by the coding sequence ATGACCACGCCGGCTGCGGTGAAACGTACCGCGGAACAGGTATTAGGTAATGATAAGATCGTCTCCTCCGACTCCCACATCATGGAGCCGGAAGACCTTTGGACCAAAAACTTGACCCCGAGCCTGCGCGCCAAGTATCCGAAATTTCCCCCGCGCAACGCAGTCGGTGAGAAGCCCGGCGGCTACGACCCGAAGGCGCGTTTGGATGAAATGGCGGTTGACGGCGTCAGCGCGGAAGTGCTTTATGCAACCTTTGGGTTGCGCTTGTTCTGTCTGGAAGACGCCGAGCTGCAAGAGGCCTGCTTTCAGATCGCCAACGATTGGATGATGGATTACTGCAAAGGGGCGCCGGGCCGTTTATTCGGCATCCCGAACATCTCGATGTACAACATCCCCAACGCCATCAAAGAGCTGGAGCGCTGCAAAAAGAACGGCATGATTGGCTGCATGATCTGGCAAGTGCCGCCGGAAAATTTGCCGTTTACCAGTGACTATTACAATCCATTCTGGGAAGCGGCCTCGGAGCTCGACATGCCGGTCAACGTGCACATCTTGACCGGTTTCAACTACAGCCGTTTCGATCGTCACGGCTTGGACACTTACCGGATGACCGTCAACCAGAAACTCACCGACGCGGCGAACACGCTATTCGATTTCGTCTTCGGTGGGCCGTTGGCCAAATTTCCGAAGCTCAAGATCGTTTACGTTGAAAATGAAGTGGCGTGGATTCCTTTCCATGCCCACGAGTGGGACAAGTACTACGTCCGCCACAGCCACAAGGCGCCGCTGCCGTACATGAAGAAGCTGCCGAGCGAATATATCAAAGACCAAGTCTACGCGACCTTTTTTAGCGACCCGGCGGGCGGCCGCATGATGGACTGGTTCGGCGAAGACAATTTCATGTGGTCGAGCGACTACCCGCATGCCGCCTCGACCTGGCCGCATTCGCGCCAGGTGATCGCGGACGAGCTCGGTCATTTGCCGAAACCGATCATCGACAAAGTGGTGCGGCAAAACGTGCTCGATCTTTATCATCTAAAGGTTGACGGGGTTAACGCCTAA
- a CDS encoding tetratricopeptide repeat protein, with product MKATKSIFWSVFFPAMAWCALLFAAEAQNAFNEGVKHHKAGKLKEAIAAYDRAIKADAKAAAAYLARGTAYAKLGETFQATKDYDEALRLNPDLTDAYYYRATAYASAKQYQTALKDYDEAIKRNNKFIEAYNSRGSVYAKLAQFEKAIADFNMGIKLNPKDADTYDARGLAHRRLGKQELAVQDYSEAIKLNPKNPETYNNRANSQTLLGKFDLALKDYDEALKLDGKNAKIYANRGMVKLRQENRDGAQQDFKKAAELDPSLKDKLDSMLTIAATVKK from the coding sequence ATGAAAGCAACCAAGAGCATTTTCTGGAGCGTTTTTTTTCCGGCCATGGCATGGTGCGCGCTGCTGTTCGCCGCCGAAGCGCAAAACGCTTTCAACGAGGGCGTCAAGCATCACAAAGCTGGCAAACTCAAAGAAGCCATCGCCGCCTATGACCGAGCGATCAAAGCCGACGCCAAAGCGGCGGCAGCCTATCTCGCCCGCGGCACCGCCTACGCCAAGCTCGGCGAGACGTTTCAGGCGACCAAAGACTACGACGAAGCCTTGCGGCTCAACCCCGATTTGACCGACGCCTACTATTACCGCGCCACTGCCTACGCCTCCGCCAAGCAGTATCAAACCGCCCTCAAAGACTATGATGAAGCGATCAAGCGCAACAACAAATTCATCGAAGCCTACAACAGCCGCGGTTCGGTTTACGCCAAGCTGGCGCAATTTGAAAAAGCGATTGCCGACTTCAACATGGGCATCAAACTGAATCCGAAAGACGCAGACACGTACGATGCCCGTGGTCTGGCGCACCGCCGTTTGGGCAAACAGGAGCTGGCGGTCCAAGACTACAGTGAAGCGATCAAGCTCAACCCAAAGAACCCTGAGACTTATAACAATCGGGCTAACAGCCAGACGCTCCTGGGGAAATTCGATCTCGCGCTGAAGGACTACGATGAAGCGCTCAAGCTCGACGGCAAGAATGCCAAGATCTACGCCAACCGCGGCATGGTCAAGCTGCGCCAGGAAAATCGCGATGGCGCGCAGCAAGATTTCAAGAAAGCCGCCGAGCTCGACCCATCCCTGAAAGACAAGCTCGACTCCATGCTGACAATCGCGGCGACGGTAAAGAAATAA
- a CDS encoding tetratricopeptide repeat protein, with product MAKTNVRFLPTLRGWLRAPGSRLCSALSAVLFALSPATAAQVEEPLKVALELHDAGKIKEAIVLYDNVIKTYPKMAEAYFNRGNAYYDLGQNEAAAKDYSEAIRLNPKDAEAFYNRGNAHRRLKRDALAIKDYDAAIKLAPDDGRSYVNRASLHFDARRYEDAFKDYSEALRVNPKDADARYNRANCLLALNKKDDAIKDYDEAIRLDGKLVDAYYNRGIAHADSNKYDNAIRDFDDTLRLNPKHAEAYYNRGLVKSRTGKREAAIEDYSEAIRLNPKDPEAPFNRALAYLQLEKFDYAARDFSEVLRLQPNNAEAYIYRGVMRIHQGKDKDAEGDFQKAFQLNPGLRKKVQPAIDEAKAKAKGKS from the coding sequence ATGGCCAAAACCAACGTACGGTTTCTGCCGACCCTTCGCGGTTGGCTCCGCGCTCCCGGCTCACGACTTTGCAGTGCCCTGAGCGCCGTGCTCTTTGCGCTTTCTCCGGCAACCGCCGCGCAAGTCGAAGAGCCGCTCAAAGTAGCCCTCGAATTGCACGATGCCGGCAAGATCAAAGAAGCGATCGTTCTCTATGACAATGTCATCAAGACCTACCCAAAAATGGCGGAAGCCTATTTCAATCGCGGCAACGCTTACTACGATCTTGGCCAAAACGAAGCCGCGGCCAAAGACTACAGCGAAGCGATTCGGTTAAACCCTAAAGATGCCGAGGCTTTTTACAATCGCGGCAACGCTCATCGCCGCCTCAAGCGCGATGCGCTGGCAATCAAAGATTACGACGCGGCGATCAAGCTCGCGCCCGACGACGGGCGCAGCTACGTCAACCGCGCCAGCTTGCACTTCGACGCGCGCCGCTACGAAGACGCGTTCAAGGATTACAGTGAAGCGCTGCGCGTCAACCCCAAAGACGCCGATGCCCGCTACAACCGGGCGAATTGTTTGCTCGCCCTGAATAAAAAAGACGACGCGATCAAAGACTATGACGAAGCGATCCGGCTCGACGGCAAACTGGTCGATGCCTACTACAACCGCGGCATCGCCCACGCCGATTCAAACAAATATGACAATGCCATTCGCGACTTCGATGACACCCTGCGCCTAAACCCAAAGCATGCCGAAGCCTACTACAATCGCGGGCTAGTCAAATCGCGAACCGGCAAGCGCGAAGCCGCCATCGAAGACTATAGCGAAGCGATCCGGCTCAACCCCAAGGACCCCGAAGCGCCGTTTAATCGTGCCCTCGCCTATCTGCAGTTGGAAAAGTTCGACTACGCCGCCCGCGATTTCAGTGAGGTCCTTCGCCTGCAGCCGAACAACGCCGAAGCCTATATCTACCGTGGCGTCATGCGCATCCACCAAGGCAAGGACAAAGACGCCGAAGGCGATTTTCAAAAGGCATTTCAGCTGAACCCTGGGCTCAGAAAAAAAGTGCAACCGGCGATCGACGAAGCGAAGGCTAAAGCTAAAGG